From the genome of Deinococcus ruber:
GATCCTCAAGGCTGCCGAAGAGCACGATGTTGAGTTGCTCGGCCCGGTTCGGGCGAACAACAGTTGGACGTTCACCGCTGGTACAACCACGAGCGTCGTCATTCGGCGCCCTTGTACGCCACGCCTTGGTCTACACTGACGTCATCGGCGAACGCTCGCAACGCCGCTTGACGTCAAACCTGGAGCATTACCAACCCTACAAAGTGGCGCTGGATGGGAAACATGTTTTTTGGCGGATGATGGCAGCGAGAGCGAAAGTAGATGTCACGACCACCGCTGCACTACGTACAGGTCATCGTGAGACGATTGTTGCTGCTGATGGGGCGGAACGCGTACCATGAACGAACTGGTCAGTACTGGTCAGAAGGGAGGAGGAGATGAAAGAGGCCTGGCAACTTCAGGACGCGAAAGCGCACTTCAGCGAGCTGGTCGAAGCGGCGCTCAAAGAAGGCCCGCAGACTGTCACGCGGCGCGGCGAGAATGCGGTGGTGGTGCTGTCTCACCGCGAGTACCTCCGGCTGTCTCAGGCCGATACCACACTCGACGAAGCGCTGTCGGGTGCACC
Proteins encoded in this window:
- a CDS encoding type II toxin-antitoxin system Phd/YefM family antitoxin, which produces MKEAWQLQDAKAHFSELVEAALKEGPQTVTRRGENAVVVLSHREYLRLSQADTTLDEALSGAPAELLFQRDRSSIPAVSLE